Proteins found in one Hyla sarda isolate aHylSar1 chromosome 7, aHylSar1.hap1, whole genome shotgun sequence genomic segment:
- the RPS24 gene encoding 40S ribosomal protein S24 isoform X2, with product MNDSVTIRTRKFMTNRLLQRKQMVIDVLHPGKATVPKTEIREKLAKMYKTTPDVIFVFGFRTHFGGGKTTGFGMIYDSLDYAKKNEPKHRLARHGLYEKKKTSRKQRKERKNRMKKVRGTAKATVGASKKK from the exons aacgaCAGCGTCACCATTAGAACCAGGAAGTTCATGACCAACAGGCTGCTTCAGAGGAAGCAAATG GTCATAGATGTCCTTCATCCTGGAAAAGCTACTGTCCCAAAGACAGAAATCAGGGAGAAGCTGGCAAAAATGTACAAGACAACCCCAGATGTGATCTTCGTCTTTGGTTTCAGGACTCACTTTGGTGGTGGCAAAACTACTGGCTTTGGCATGATCTATGATTCTCTAGATTATGCAAAGAAAAATGAACCCAAACACAGACTGGCCAGG CATGGACTCTATGAGAAGAAAAAGACTTCCAGAAAACAGCGTAAAGAAAGGAAGAACAGAATGAAGAAAGTCAGGGGTACAGCCAAAGCTACTGTGGGTGCTAGTAAAAAG AAATAA
- the RPS24 gene encoding 40S ribosomal protein S24 isoform X1, protein MNDSVTIRTRKFMTNRLLQRKQMVIDVLHPGKATVPKTEIREKLAKMYKTTPDVIFVFGFRTHFGGGKTTGFGMIYDSLDYAKKNEPKHRLARHGLYEKKKTSRKQRKERKNRMKKVRGTAKATVGASKKKD, encoded by the exons aacgaCAGCGTCACCATTAGAACCAGGAAGTTCATGACCAACAGGCTGCTTCAGAGGAAGCAAATG GTCATAGATGTCCTTCATCCTGGAAAAGCTACTGTCCCAAAGACAGAAATCAGGGAGAAGCTGGCAAAAATGTACAAGACAACCCCAGATGTGATCTTCGTCTTTGGTTTCAGGACTCACTTTGGTGGTGGCAAAACTACTGGCTTTGGCATGATCTATGATTCTCTAGATTATGCAAAGAAAAATGAACCCAAACACAGACTGGCCAGG CATGGACTCTATGAGAAGAAAAAGACTTCCAGAAAACAGCGTAAAGAAAGGAAGAACAGAATGAAGAAAGTCAGGGGTACAGCCAAAGCTACTGTGGGTGCTAGTAAAAAG aagGATTAA